The genome window GGGTTTGGGCAAGTACGAGTATGTGATGAGTTTCATTTGATTTTTCGAGAGGCAGCAAAATGACAGAGTATTCAGAACAACAGCAGCAACTTATAATCCAGCGAGAGATCCGTCAGGAAGAGGATTACTTAGTGATTGCGATTCAAGAGGCTTTGGATGAAGCTAAATACGGTGACTTAGAGGAATCACAATTTCGGAATCTAGTTAGAGTTGCTGATACAACGGATAGCAAAGAAGTAATCAAAAACTTTTTGCGCTATCAAATGGGACGAGATAAGAAGTGGGGGCGTGGAAAAGATTCCCTAGCCGAAAGAATTATCCAAGACATCAATACAAAGCTTGCAGATAAAGCAAAGTCAATAATGGGCAAGGCTAACGTTTTCAATGAAGAAACAATTGAAAAAGCAATCACCCTAGAACTGATTCGTCGCTATTTTGGCTACGGTGCCCGATACCTCACGTATAAGCGTAAAGCTCAATCTTAAATTGTCCAAGATTTTCTCACAAACAGAATTATGCCTAGACTTGTAATTTCTACTGTTGGAACTAGCCTACTAACAAATCAAATTGATCCTGACTGTGATCTAGATTCATTGGAAAGTCAATTAATAGAAACAGTCAATTGTTCAGAAAAAGATTTTCAGAGGTATCATCCAGAACTTAGCTCTTCACTGCAAGATTTAAAGGATAGAGCAAAAAAGGCTTTATCTAAGAATGATGATGTATCCAGCTTCCGATCTGTATCTGCTGAACTTAACGGTATCTATGGGTTTTATTTCAATGATTTAGCTCAAGGGCGTGAAGATGCTCACCTGTTGATTGCGACAGATACAGCACAAGGTCAGTTGGCTGCAAACCTTTTGGCAGCACATTTGAAAAGCAAGGGTATTGACAACACTTCTGTTCTTCATGCTGATGAACTATCTATCGCCAGTAGTCGAATCTTCTCTGAAGGTATTGCCAAATTATTGCCCTATCTTCAACAAACAATTGAGGGTTACCGCTCGAGCAACTATCAAATTTGCTTCAATTTAGTAGGTGGCTTTAAAGCATTACAGGGTTTTTTCAATGTAATTGGGATGTTTTATGCTGATGAATTGATCTATATTTTTGAAGGATCTAACGAGCTTATTAAAATTCCAAAACTTCCAGTAAAAATCGATCCTACCCGGGTAGAACCTCATAAAGTTCCTTTAGCGATGATGGCTGTAGGTGATATTCGCACTTCGTGGGAAGAGGCAAAAAAAGTGCCTCAAGAGTGGACTTTACCTCTTGATCAGGAAATGACTTTGTCTACTTGGGGAAGTCTTGTGTGGAGCAGATGTAAAGAAACGCTACTCACAGATAAACTACTTGAATTCCCCAGGATTTTCTATGACGAATCTTTCAAAAGTGACTATCGTAGGCCTGTAGTCACTAAAGCGAGAAAAGTTGAACTTCATGAGAAACTTGCAAGAGTTGCTACGCAGCTAATGAAGTTTAATGGTGATACAAGTCGATTTGACCGTAACCTACACTACACAAGATATGAAGGTGGAAAGATTAACCACATTGATCATTTTTACGTTAACAACGATGATGGTTGGCGTGTGAGTTGTATTGCGAAGAATGGCAATTTGTATCTTCGCCACTATGGTGAGCACGATTATGTCAATAATAATCCATAAATCCATAGCAGATAAGGAGAGTGTTTGTAATTAAGCTAAAAAGTATTTCTATTCGAAATGTTCGAACTAGCTTATAGAAACTTGAAACAGATGGAGGATGAATAATGTTCGAGACTTTCCAAAGTCGGTTGGAGCTAACTGGCACGCTCACCACAGTGACAGCATTACGCATTAGTGCTGGACGCTCGTCAGAACCAATTGGTTCTGATCTACCTGTAGTCAAAGATGCTTTAGGGAGTCCACTCATTCCAGGTGCAAGTTTTAAGGGAGCGATGCGATCGCGTCTTGAAAGCTTTTTACGTGGAGTTAATGAATCATTTGCCATCGACCCTAATGAACTCACTTCTTCCTCCTGGCAAAACCAAATTAGAGAACTAAAAGAGCGATTTAAAGACAGCGATGAGAGTTTAACAGCCGAGATTCTAAAACGGAAAAATACAGATTTAATTTCGCATCTATTTGGTTCTCCCTGGCTGGCAGGCAAGCTTCAAATTCGAGATTTGAGCGTTCAGTCTAATGCTTGGTTTGGGCAGTATCAAGAACGAGATGGCGTTGCAATTGATCGGGATACAGAAACAGCTTCTGATGGTAAGCTCTATGACTTTCAGGTAGTTCCAGCCGGAACTCCCTTTGAGTTTAAAGCTGTGGTTGAGAATGCTAAAGAGTGGGAATTGGGCTTGTTGATGATTGGGCTTCACCAATTTGAAACGCAGCAAATTCCGTTAGGAGGCGGTAGTTCGAGAGGATTAGGTGTTGTGGAACTACAGTTAGATGAAATGATATGGATTAATCCAAGTAACCCTCAGGATCTCATTACTTATTTACAGCATTTGGCTCGTGGTGAACTTCAGCCTTACGTAAAATCTTCCCAAGAGATCGGGGCTCTGAAAGGGCAATGGTCGACAGCCTTAATTAATAAGTTAAACCAGGAGACTACGGATAGAGAAATTCATGCATAAAAAGTTAGTGAACCACTGCACGATCGATATCACCATTTCCCCCAATGGTCCAATGCTGATCAAGTCTGGTAAAGAGGGTGCAGACCCCACAAAGCCAGATATGGAGTTTGTAGAGACCTACTACCAAGGCAGAAAATCGATTTACCTGCCTGGAAGTTCCCTCAAAGGAGCCATTCGTGCTCATGCAGAGCGAATTGTCAGAACTATTGGGCGAGACAGCCGAGATTCTGGTAATCCTGATCTTCCTTGGGCAAATGACCCATTGAACGATAATTACGATTACCTTAATGATAAGCAGGATAAGCGGAAAAGGTTGCCATCTCATAAGCTGTACAAGGAGTCTTCCTTCACAGATCAGATGTTTGGTAATACTGCAATTGCTAGCCGTATTCGGATTGAAGATGCTTATCCTATTGATCTTGGAAAAATTAAACTTGAAGAACGGAATGGGGTAGCCATTGATCGCATCTTTGGTTCCGTTGCTGTAGGTCCATTCAACTATCAGGTTTGCACTAATGGCGAGTTCAAAACCAAAATCCATCTGAAAAATTTTACTCTGGCTCAACTAGGGTTAATCGGCTTAGTTCTGCGTGATTTAAACGATGGGTGGTTTGGGCTGGGATTTGCGAAGTCGAGAGGATTGGGAACAGTAACCACAAAACTTAATTCAGCTACTGTTCAATATCCTGGTTGCAGGTTGACAGGTAATGACAGCATTGAGATGTTCTCTCAGCAGAAATCCTGGTCTCATACGGCTTTGCTGGGAGCAGGAGAGTTTTTATCCGGCAACCCTTATGGGTTCCCAGATGGTGATTTTGATGAACAGACCGATGCTGATAATCCGATTACTGCTCAAACAATGGATCTAGACTTTGGGGTGCAATTAGTCTGGACAGGGTCAGATCAAGTAAAAGACCTATTTCGGCGAGCTGTCAGAGCTTGGAGCCGACCATTGGAGGTAGCTAAATGAGTTTTGCCGGTTACAGGTTGGTTGATTCTGTTGAAGAACTTAGAGCATTGATTGCTCAGTATGCGAATCGTCCGTCCAATTACTACTTCTTGCGTTGGCCACATTGTGTGAGTGGTATGAAAGCTTCCTTACCCAATGACTTCCCTAGCCCTGAAGGACAAATGTTCAATACTGCTCTGGAATTGCGGTGGAAACGTCAGGGCGAGGGCTACAGTTTGCTGCTCCTAAGTGAAACCCTCAGGGAAACTGAAGGATTTACGGCGATACCAGGAGATTGGGAAGCTATTAACCGCTCAGCGCAGTGCCATGAATCAAAAGAAACTCAATACCCTAAAGGATTTCATTTTGGAAATGGAATTGAGCCTAAGCGAATTCAACAACGTTATTTTCGCGATCGCAACACCGCCACTATTCACTTTGTTGCTCTCACTATTGCTAGTTAGCCATGACTAATACTCCTCGTCCTAAACCTCGATCTGGTAATCCCCCTACACCGCCTAATCGCCGTGCTTATGGCTCTGGTGATTCGTTGCCACCAAAACCCTATGAATTAATCTCATTTCCTGACAAGCCACCCTCGCTAAGATCTCCCGCAGGGCATCAGAATTATCTGAGAGATCGCCTTCATGGTTCTATATCTCTTTCTCTTAAGGTAGAAAGTCCTGTTCATGTCTCAACAGGAGTTGTTGTAATGGGTAGCGATATCAGTAGCCGGGTGCCATTAATCAAACCGATGGTGCAGGGCACGGATCAGCATCTATCGATTCAAGGCAGTTCTCTCAAAGGCTGTATTCGAGCGGTCTATGAAGCAATTACCAATAGCACTCTAGCCGTAGTAACCTCTCGGTATAGAGACAAAATCCCTACAGAGCGGTTGCCCTGCCGGGATAAAAAAAAGCTTTGCCCTGCCAGTCAAGTATTTGGTGCATTGGATTGGCAAGGATTGGTTGAGTTTAGTGATGCTAAGTGTGAAAGTAATGGTTTTACCACGGGTTTCATGCCTTCTCTCTATCGCCCTCGTCCTGATCAACGCAGCGCCTATTTTGTACGTGGTCGAGTAGCAGGTCGCAAGTTTTACTATCACGCTGTCAGAGCGATCGACCCAGGACAAAGAGGTATTCCAGTGCAGCAAGCTGGAAAAGCTTATACCTTCACAACACAGCTAAGTTTTAAGAATTTAACGAAAGCGGAATTGGGAACGTTACTGGTTGTGTTGGGACAAGATCCAGAGTATCCGATTGTGCTCAAAGTTGGTGGTGGCAAACCAATTGGCATGGGTACGATGACCGTTATGGTGAATGAGATCAAAGAAGTTGAAGGGATACAGGCGTTACGCGATCGCTACTCTGCCTATACCGTTGCTGAATCCGAAACTTTGACGGGCAATCGCCTTCAACAGTTTATGCAGCAAATGATCCAGTCGGCTCACCAGGACTTGATTGAGCACTCGCAGCTAAAACAATTGACCAATGTGTTGCGTTATCCCACTGATCGTGAGCCACCAGCAGGCATGTACTAACTTCAGGAGTTGGCTATGGACACTGTAACCGAAACTCAATCTACAGTAATGACTGAATCCCATTGGCAGAGTGCTCACGCGATCGCCCAGACATTGGTCAAACAAGAAACTGACGTGAATGAGTTAGGGAAAACGATTGCGTATCTCCGCAGTGCCATCAACCTAAATCAGGCTGAGGCTGGAGCACGATTTTTCAAATATCTCAAAACTCTCGTTAACAATGGTAGAACAATCGGTCACAGTGGGCGAACGCTAGATTACTACCGTACTATTGAAAAAGCTTGTAGTGACTACCTACTTTCCTATCAAACAAAGCCTGCCACTATGCTACACATCTTAGGCTGGGTAGCTCGTTTGATGCGTTATTACCGAGAAGGAGGGGCGATCGAAGAAGATCTAGAGGCTCTTGCGAAGCGAGCCCCAACTATCTCTCCTCAAGTTCTTGAATCCGAACGGCAAGCAGAAATTCAGGCAGTTGCTCAAACTCAAAACTTTCAGTTAAGACAACAGGTAGAAGCAGTGATTAAAACAATTAAAGGTAAAGCAGTGACCTATGAACTACCAGGAAGCATAAAACTCACTGTCAAGGAGCCGAAAAAGTATAGCGATCTAGAGGTAGGGCAAGTTGTGACAGTGGAAATTTTAGAGATTCGAGAGAACGGAATTCCCAAAAAAGTGCAATGGGTTGGATGAGCTTCGCACCTCATTTCAAGCTAGACGTTAGCTTAACTTAAATCCTCTGAAACTCTCTATCTTAAACACGTTGCTCCCATTATGGATGAAACTCAGTTACGTAAATTACTAAATCAACCAAACGAAACTGTGAAGCTTGAATTTAAGAGTGAAATGTACAAGTTAGAAGGACAGAGGAGTAAATTATCGTGGAATGAACTTGTTAAGGATATCATAGCTCTGGCAAATGGAAATCTTGGGACTGCCAACGAGTATGGTTACTTAATTATAGGAGCCGAAAATACACCAAAAGATGGAATAAGAGGAACTAATGATGTTGGCGACATAAAGATAAAGGACAGGCAGATTCTACAAAAAATAAACGAATTTTGCGACAAATATTTCCAGGCTTTAAGTTGCGATACAGTAATACTAGATGGGAAGCGAATATTTGTAATTTCCATACCGCCTAGTGACTACCTATATGAGTTAAAGAAACCACTAACTGTAAAAACAGATGGAGGAACAAAGGAGTTTTCTAAAGGAAGCATTCTCCTCCGAGGTTTTGATGGAGAAGAAATATACAAGGCTAATGACGAAGAAAGATGGAGAATAAGGGAAGAAAAAGAAAATAGGCATAAACAAGAAAGTGAGCTATATAAAAGACTTGTTAATTATCAGAATATTGAGAATGAAATTAGGGAAGGTCGATTATTTCAGCTTCTCGAAAAGTATTCTACTGTTTTCAATCTTGAGCCGACTCTTACTAGAGAGCAAAGAGAAGAACTTTGCTTGATTCAAGCAGCGCTTAGATGCTCTGACAAGGCTTTAAATCAGGATTTTGAACAATTAGCATGCCAGATAACAGGAAGGCTAGCCTCCTGTCAATTGCTAAATGTTCAAACGATTCTAAAGGGCATAGAAGAACATCAAGGAGATCGAGAACGATGCTGGCTAAAACCTCTTTCTACTAGCTTAAAGCCTCCAATTGCATCTTTGCTTCATTCACTTAAAGGTCATAGAAGACCAATTCAAGCTTTAATAGCTGATGCCAGTTCTGAGAAACTTGTTTCTGTATCTTCTGATGGAACTCTTAACATATGGGATTTGAATAGTGGGAATCTCTTAAAGACTTGGCATATAGATAATGAACAAATCAGTATTTTAAGTATCACACCTGATAGTAAGAAAATCATTATAATATCTGATGATTTTGCCCTGCAAGTCTGGGATATAAGCACAGGCAATCTCATTTTTTCATTGGAGGGTCATCAAGCTGAAATTAATGCCATCGCTTTCACGCCAAGCAGTGAGAAGATAATTTCAGCTTCTGATGATAAAGCACTGCGAGTCTGGAGCTTAACCGATGGAGAGTGTGTATATGATGCAAAATTGGATAATCCTATTTCTAGCTTAGTCATTTCTAAAGATGGAAAATATGGCTTTTTGGGAGTAGATACAACCATTTATGCTTGGCAGCTATCTAGTGAAAGCTTGATCAAAGTTGATGTGCTTCTAGAACAATTACATGAAAGCCAAATTACTATTCTGATTTTACTTCCTGACCAAGATAAGCTCATTTCAGCGTCAGACGATGAAACTTTAAGAATTTGGGACTTAAAGAAAAATGTATGCCAAGCGGCTTTATCAGGATATTTTATTAAAGATGCTGCTGTTGCTCCTAATGGTAGTGTAGTTATTTTCAGTGATGATGAAAATTTGATTCGGATATGGGACTATGAAAGAGATGTAATAGATATTCTCGATGACACTGAACAGCCAGTAAGTATGTGGACTCTAACTCCAGATGGAAAACGAGTTGTCACCGTCCCATCTAATGCTAACTTCTTCAATGAAGTAATTTATATTTGGGATCTTGAGAGTAGACAGTACTTAACGGAACTCCCAGATCATAGAGCACCCATATTCAAAGTGATAGGCACTCCAAATAGTGAAAATTTCATTTCAGCTTCAGAAGACAAAATACTTAATATTTGGAGTTTGCTGAATAATCAATTACTACAAGTGGCAGAAAAGCATGTTAGTGAAGTTAGAGATATTTTAGTAAGTCTAGATGGAGAACATGCGATTTCCTTTTCTGATGATCAAACCTTAAAGCTTTGGCAGATTAGTGATGCTTCCCATCTAAAAACTTTTGAAGCAGATGGTCAAGTTAATAACCTGTTAGTTCTTGAGAAGCAAGTTGTTTTCACATCTGAAGATGAAAGCAGAAACAATGTGTTTTGTATTTCAAATTTTTTATCAGAGAGTGCTCGACCAACTTTACTTGGTCAGCATTCCAGCTTCATTAATTCTATTGTTGTTACACCTGATAGCCAATATGTAATTTCTGCATCAGATGATAGTTGCAATAACTTGAAAGTGTGGGATTTAGCTTCTGAAGTTCTTTATAAGCAGCTTGAGGGACATAGCGATTCAATCAAAACTTTAGCCATAAATTCTGAAAAAAAATGGCTGATATCAAGCTCAGCTAATAAAACTTTAATTTGGGACTTGAAAAATTTTGAACGCCTATATACGTTTGAGGGAAAATCAGCATTTTTTAGTCAGTTGAATAGGTCTCGTAATAAAATAATTACTCCTAGGGGGCGTTATTATATTAGCGCAGGTAATTTAGATTTAGAAAATGATTTAGGTCTAAAAACAGATGATTTAAACCTAAACATTTGGGATTTGCATACTGGTCAGTCGCTATATACCCTTAGAAAGGACGACCAAGTAACAGCCATTGCAATCGATCTGGCTCAAAAATACTTGATTTCGACAAATTATAATAATGACTTAGAAGTTTGGGACATTCAGAACAATAAGCGGAGGCGCTCTTTTGCTGCACACTCTCAAATTATTACATCTATAGTTATTGCATCCAATAACCGTTATGCCGTTTCAACGTCTAATGATTGTACTCTGAAAGTTTGGGACTTGAAAGAACTTGAAAGTGAGGATTTTGAAAGTGGAGAAGTACTAAAACCAATTACTATATTCACAGGAGAAAGTGAAATAAAAACTTGCGCTATCTCACCTGAAAATATCATCATTGCAGGTGAGAAATCTGGGCGGGTACATTTTCTAAGACTTCAGGGAACCTAGATGAGAATAGGTACGAGGTAGGGCAATGTAATTGCGGTCGCTCCCCCCACTCCTGCATCTGCTGCCGCACCCATGCTCGAACCGATCGCCGTAACGCCAATCGCCCCTCAGAGCGCTTTGCCTCAATCAGCCGAGATAGAGCAGCAATATCCAATTGCGGAAAGATGCTGCTGCATTCTACCTCAACATACTGCTCATCCTGGAGGTGATAGATCCTCAGTCTGCCAGTGTCACAGCACCAAAGTTCCGGTACACCCAAACGGGCATAAATCGGAAACCGCTCCAACGATTGACTCGTCACATCAATCTCTAGCGCCAGATCGGGCAGTGGGTCTTGAGTCAGATCGAACTGCAACTTACCGCGAATTCTGGCTTCATTCTGGAAATAAAAGCAGTTATCTGACTCTAAGCCTGCTTGCTTTGCCTGTTTTCGCCAAGTGGTCGAACCATAGCTCTCATAGTTCAGGTCGAGCGTTTCTGCCATGTCTTTGATTGCATCGCCGATCGTTTCCTTGAAGTATTCGTGTTCTGGCAAAGGAGCCATAATCTCTAAGAGTCCATCACAATACGCTACTCGCTCACTCCGACGATCTCCCAACTCCTGCAAAATCGCCTCAAATTCTTCCCAACTGACCTCGCGCAACAGCACCCGTTGCCCCGGTGGAACCTGAATTCGTTGAATCGGAATCTGCACGACCATCCCCGTTTCCTCTGAGAGAGTAGTGCTTCTAGTTGCCATTTCCTCTAATCTTAAGCTAACCGTCTGTGATTGCTGTCCTATGTACCTCGTCACCACCAACGCCGATCGTATCCCCACCGACCATCAAATCATTATGGTCGATGGCACTGTCCCCGATTGGGAAGCGAAACCGGGCGACCTGCACTGGGATCATCATCGCCCCAGTGGAGCCGATATCCAGATCGATGAAATTCCCACTCCCAATGAGCGACCGCTGATCGAAGAACAACCCACACCCCAACCTCCTTGCTTCGTCACCACAATGGTCGATGCCGATGCCTGCTGTGCTGCGGCTTGGGTACAGCTACCGCGTGAGGTACTGACCGATGAAACGGTGACAAAATTTAAAGCGATCGCTTGGGATTGTGATCATCTTACGGTTCCAGAAGCACTGAAGTCGTATGCGGAGTTTGCTGCCAAAGCTGTTGTGGCGCTTAAAAACTCTAGCGACGGGATCGCTGCCGATCTTGGATTACCCCCGGAACGCAAAGAGTGGGCAAACGAACATTGGGAGGCCTATTCCTCAGAAGCATTTCGGCGGGGAACAGAATGGCTAATAGAAGCCGCACAGGGAGATCGTCTCTATCCAGGCGAGGGCGGAGAAGCAGATGATTACTGGCAGCAGATTGAAGCGGATGCGCAGATGCTGATGGACGATCATCGAATTCAATTTGTCCCCACCAATCGGGGGGAAATAGCAGTCTGCGATCAAAAGAGTACCAGCTATGCGATCGATCCAAGATCGTTTTACCATGCCATTCCCAAGCTGCGCGAGGCATCGGCAGATCCTCTACGTCCTGAAGCCGTCACGATTCGAGATCATCGCTCAGGCGGTACGCAATACACGCTGGGCAGCATTCCTCTACATCCACAGCAGCACACGCTCGATTTTACTCAGGGGATATTCGATCGCCTCACCCAAGCAGAACAAGCGAAAGATCCAAAATCGGGCACATGGGGCGGGCGGCGCACCGTTGGGGGATCTCCCTGGAATACGCCTTCTCAGCTCACTCTAGAAGAAATCATTACCCTGCTGGACTAAATCGCGTTCTGGCAGGGGCTCTGCAGTCACCCTCGTTGTAGTTCACGATGACAGACTTCAAGACTTGTGACATTCATTCTCTCTTTCAGAGATTAACAGGATTCTCTCCGCGCCAATTTCAACATCAAACCATTACCACCATTCTTTCTGGAAAAAATGCGCTGCTGCGTGCCCCAACGGGCGCAGGCAAAACCGAAACCGCGATCGCTCCATTTCTCTTTGCTAAAGCCATAGGGCTTGAAGCGTTTCCCAACAAGCTGATTTATGTTGTTCCACTCAGAACGCTAGCCACTAGTTTGCGTGATCGCGTTGAGCAATATGTTAGAGACTGGGAAGCGATCTATCCGACCAAACGCCCTTTAGCTGT of Cyanobacteria bacterium FACHB-DQ100 contains these proteins:
- a CDS encoding putative CRISPR-associated protein; protein product: MPRLVISTVGTSLLTNQIDPDCDLDSLESQLIETVNCSEKDFQRYHPELSSSLQDLKDRAKKALSKNDDVSSFRSVSAELNGIYGFYFNDLAQGREDAHLLIATDTAQGQLAANLLAAHLKSKGIDNTSVLHADELSIASSRIFSEGIAKLLPYLQQTIEGYRSSNYQICFNLVGGFKALQGFFNVIGMFYADELIYIFEGSNELIKIPKLPVKIDPTRVEPHKVPLAMMAVGDIRTSWEEAKKVPQEWTLPLDQEMTLSTWGSLVWSRCKETLLTDKLLEFPRIFYDESFKSDYRRPVVTKARKVELHEKLARVATQLMKFNGDTSRFDRNLHYTRYEGGKINHIDHFYVNNDDGWRVSCIAKNGNLYLRHYGEHDYVNNNP
- a CDS encoding CRISPR-associated RAMP protein, with product MFETFQSRLELTGTLTTVTALRISAGRSSEPIGSDLPVVKDALGSPLIPGASFKGAMRSRLESFLRGVNESFAIDPNELTSSSWQNQIRELKERFKDSDESLTAEILKRKNTDLISHLFGSPWLAGKLQIRDLSVQSNAWFGQYQERDGVAIDRDTETASDGKLYDFQVVPAGTPFEFKAVVENAKEWELGLLMIGLHQFETQQIPLGGGSSRGLGVVELQLDEMIWINPSNPQDLITYLQHLARGELQPYVKSSQEIGALKGQWSTALINKLNQETTDREIHA
- a CDS encoding CRISPR-associated protein; this encodes MHKKLVNHCTIDITISPNGPMLIKSGKEGADPTKPDMEFVETYYQGRKSIYLPGSSLKGAIRAHAERIVRTIGRDSRDSGNPDLPWANDPLNDNYDYLNDKQDKRKRLPSHKLYKESSFTDQMFGNTAIASRIRIEDAYPIDLGKIKLEERNGVAIDRIFGSVAVGPFNYQVCTNGEFKTKIHLKNFTLAQLGLIGLVLRDLNDGWFGLGFAKSRGLGTVTTKLNSATVQYPGCRLTGNDSIEMFSQQKSWSHTALLGAGEFLSGNPYGFPDGDFDEQTDADNPITAQTMDLDFGVQLVWTGSDQVKDLFRRAVRAWSRPLEVAK
- a CDS encoding CRISPR-associated protein — its product is MTNTPRPKPRSGNPPTPPNRRAYGSGDSLPPKPYELISFPDKPPSLRSPAGHQNYLRDRLHGSISLSLKVESPVHVSTGVVVMGSDISSRVPLIKPMVQGTDQHLSIQGSSLKGCIRAVYEAITNSTLAVVTSRYRDKIPTERLPCRDKKKLCPASQVFGALDWQGLVEFSDAKCESNGFTTGFMPSLYRPRPDQRSAYFVRGRVAGRKFYYHAVRAIDPGQRGIPVQQAGKAYTFTTQLSFKNLTKAELGTLLVVLGQDPEYPIVLKVGGGKPIGMGTMTVMVNEIKEVEGIQALRDRYSAYTVAESETLTGNRLQQFMQQMIQSAHQDLIEHSQLKQLTNVLRYPTDREPPAGMY
- a CDS encoding putative DNA binding domain-containing protein, which encodes MDETQLRKLLNQPNETVKLEFKSEMYKLEGQRSKLSWNELVKDIIALANGNLGTANEYGYLIIGAENTPKDGIRGTNDVGDIKIKDRQILQKINEFCDKYFQALSCDTVILDGKRIFVISIPPSDYLYELKKPLTVKTDGGTKEFSKGSILLRGFDGEEIYKANDEERWRIREEKENRHKQESELYKRLVNYQNIENEIREGRLFQLLEKYSTVFNLEPTLTREQREELCLIQAALRCSDKALNQDFEQLACQITGRLASCQLLNVQTILKGIEEHQGDRERCWLKPLSTSLKPPIASLLHSLKGHRRPIQALIADASSEKLVSVSSDGTLNIWDLNSGNLLKTWHIDNEQISILSITPDSKKIIIISDDFALQVWDISTGNLIFSLEGHQAEINAIAFTPSSEKIISASDDKALRVWSLTDGECVYDAKLDNPISSLVISKDGKYGFLGVDTTIYAWQLSSESLIKVDVLLEQLHESQITILILLPDQDKLISASDDETLRIWDLKKNVCQAALSGYFIKDAAVAPNGSVVIFSDDENLIRIWDYERDVIDILDDTEQPVSMWTLTPDGKRVVTVPSNANFFNEVIYIWDLESRQYLTELPDHRAPIFKVIGTPNSENFISASEDKILNIWSLLNNQLLQVAEKHVSEVRDILVSLDGEHAISFSDDQTLKLWQISDASHLKTFEADGQVNNLLVLEKQVVFTSEDESRNNVFCISNFLSESARPTLLGQHSSFINSIVVTPDSQYVISASDDSCNNLKVWDLASEVLYKQLEGHSDSIKTLAINSEKKWLISSSANKTLIWDLKNFERLYTFEGKSAFFSQLNRSRNKIITPRGRYYISAGNLDLENDLGLKTDDLNLNIWDLHTGQSLYTLRKDDQVTAIAIDLAQKYLISTNYNNDLEVWDIQNNKRRRSFAAHSQIITSIVIASNNRYAVSTSNDCTLKVWDLKELESEDFESGEVLKPITIFTGESEIKTCAISPENIIIAGEKSGRVHFLRLQGT
- a CDS encoding Uma2 family endonuclease — encoded protein: MVVQIPIQRIQVPPGQRVLLREVSWEEFEAILQELGDRRSERVAYCDGLLEIMAPLPEHEYFKETIGDAIKDMAETLDLNYESYGSTTWRKQAKQAGLESDNCFYFQNEARIRGKLQFDLTQDPLPDLALEIDVTSQSLERFPIYARLGVPELWCCDTGRLRIYHLQDEQYVEVECSSIFPQLDIAALSRLIEAKRSEGRLALRRSVRAWVRQQMQEWGERPQLHCPTSYLFSSRFPEVLENVPAQISHLQ